CTTTCAAAAGCGATTGCTGATCATTTTCAATTTTCTCTATTAAAAGAAATCGTTGAAGAAAACCCATTTCTCGGAAAGTTTTATGACAACATTGAAGAATGGAGCTTTCAAACAGAAATGTTCTTCCTATGTAATCGTTTTAAACAATTAGAAGATATTAATAAAAATTACTTACAACGTGGACAAGCAGTAGTTGCTGATTATCATATATTTAAAAATAGAATTTTTGCTGAAAGAACATTGCAATTAAGCCAATATGATAAATACCAACAAATTTATCATATTTTAACGGAAGATATGCCACAACCAAACGTCATCGTTTATTTGAATGCAAGTTTAGATACGATTATGAAACGTATTGCATTACGTGGTAGAGATATTGAAAAAAATATTGACCCTCAATATTTACAAAGATTAATAAATGATTATGAACTGTTCATGGAACAATTCAAAGCTATGCATCCAGAAATACCTGTATTATCTTATAGCGGTGATAACATAGATTTTGTCATG
This genomic interval from Lottiidibacillus patelloidae contains the following:
- a CDS encoding deoxynucleoside kinase, producing MKNTPFIAVEGPIGIGKTSLSKAIADHFQFSLLKEIVEENPFLGKFYDNIEEWSFQTEMFFLCNRFKQLEDINKNYLQRGQAVVADYHIFKNRIFAERTLQLSQYDKYQQIYHILTEDMPQPNVIVYLNASLDTIMKRIALRGRDIEKNIDPQYLQRLINDYELFMEQFKAMHPEIPVLSYSGDNIDFVMNEEDLKVILNDVENTLKGAMTI